In Chloroflexota bacterium, the genomic stretch TTTGGGGTGGAGAGGATTTTCATTTTACCGGTTCCCGCAGTTCCCGTAGTTCTCTCATTTCCCTCAGTTCCTTTATTTCCCTCAGTTCCCGTTGGACGGAAAAAAGGGAAATAAGGGAACTGAGGGAAACCGAATCACAGGAGGACCTGATGTTTGACCTACGCATTATCCGCGAACAACCCGATCGTGTGCGCGATTCGCTGAATCGTCGCGGGGGCGACGCCGCGATGGTGGACGCGATTCTCGACGCGGACACGACGCGACGAACCGCGCTCGCGGAACTCGAAGCGCTCCGCGCGCAACGCAACACTGCGTCGAAAGAAATCGGCAGAATGAAAGACGATGCGGAGCGTGAAGCGCGCAAAGCACAAGTGCGCGAAATCAACGTGCATATCGAGACCCTCGAAAAAACCGTGGGCGAAGCGGATACGCGTCTGAACGACCTGGTCGCGCAAGTACCCAACATCCCGGACGACGATGTGCCCTTCGGCAAAGACGACAGCGAGAATGTGATTCTGCGTGCCGTCGGCGCGCCGCGCGAATTCGATTTCGCGCCCAAGGCACACTGGGATTTGGGTCCCGCGCTCGGCATCCTGGATTTTGAACGCGGCGTCAAACTGGCTGGCTCGCGGTTTTACGTGCTTACCGGCGCGGGCGCGAAATTGCAACGCGCGCTGATTCAGTGGTTGCTCGATTTGCACGTCGCGCAGGGGTACTACGAAGTGTATCCGCCGTTCATGGTCAAGGAGAGCGTCGTCTACGGATCGGGGCAACTGCCGAAATTCCGCGACAATTTATTTCACGATGTCGAAAAGGACGCGTGGTTCGTGCCGACCGCCGAAGTGCCGATCACTGGGTTGCACCAAGACGAAATCCTGGACGCGGCAAAACTGCCGTTGCATTACGTCGCGTACACGCCGTGCTTTCGCAAAGAACCGATGTCGGCGGGCAAGGATGTGCGCGGCATCAAGCGCGGTTTCCAATTCGACAAAGTGGAGATGTACAAATTCTGTTTGCCGGAAAATTCGGCGGCGGAACTCGAAACGTTGCGGCAAAATGCCGAAGACACCTGCGCCGCACTCGGCATCCCGTATCGCGTAAAGATACTGTGCACCGGCGATATCGGTTTCGCCGCGCGCAAAACGTACGATATCGAGATGTGGGCGCCCGGACAAGACGAGTGGCTCGAAGTGTCGTCGTGCTCGAACGTCGGCGATTTCCAGGCGCGCCGCGCGAACATTCGCTTTCGCCGCGAAGCCGGCGCGAAAACCGAATTCGCGCACACGCTCAACGGATCGGGTCTAGGCATACCGCGCACAATGATCGCGATCATGGAAAACTATCAACAGAAAGATGGTTCGATTGTCGTGCCCGAAGTGTTGCGACCTTACACGAAGATGGTTGTGATCAAGTAGGACGCGGATGGCGAATGCCGTGATGCGTAATGTGCGAGGCGAAATCTGAAATCTGAAATCGTCAATCTGAAATTGAATTCAATGACCCAGGGCGGCGAAGCGATGGGGCGCGATGAAACCGGGCGCGTCGTGTTCGTGCCGTATGCGATTGCCGGCGAAGAGGTCGTCGCCGAAATCATCGAAGCGAAAAAGAATTTCGCGCGCGCGCGCCTCGTCGAAATTGTCACGCCCTCGCCCGCGCGCGTGACGCCGCGATGTCGGCATTTTGCACCTCACCCCCTAACCCCCTCTCCTGACGAATTACGTCAGGAGAGGGGGAAGGGGGCGCAGGGGGTTGGGGGTGAGGTGGGTTGCGGCGGCTGCCAGTGGCAACACATCGCGTACGACGCACAACTCGAATTCAAGCGCGACATTGTGCGCGAGCAATTCGCGCGCATCGGCAAATTGCCGGACGCGCCGGTGCGCGACGCGATCGGCATGACCGAGCCGTGGCGCTATCGCAATAACGCGCAATTCCAACTCGACGCGGAGGGGCGCTTGTGCTTGCGCGCGCTCGAATCGCATCAACTTGTCCGCATTGCCGAGTGTCACATCATCCACCCACTGCTCGACGAAATGTTTCGCGCGCTCGAATTCGCCGGCGCGGATTTTGCGGGTGTGACGTTGCGCGCCGGCACCCAGACCGGACAGAAATTGTTGATTCTCGAAGGCAATGACGACGAGCCGCCCGAACTCGAAATTGACGAACCTGTGTCGGTGGCGTATCAAGTGCCGAGCGGCGAAACGGTCGCGTTGATCGGACAAAACGGATTGGAAGAAAAACTGGGTGGGCGCGTGTTTCACATTTCGCCTGCGTCGTTCTTTCAAGTGAACACGACGATGGCAGAAAAATTGGTCGCGCTCGTGGAGCAATACCTCGCGCCACGTCCCTCGGATACGCTGCTCGATGCGTTTGGCGGCGTGGGCACGTTCGGTTTATCACTCGCTAGCCACGCCCTTAAGGGCGTGGCTAAAGTGATCGAAATCGAAGCGAACCCGTACGCGGTGGACGACGCGCGCGCGAACGCGTCCGATTTATCGAATGTCGAATTTCACGTCGGCGCGGTCGAGGACGTGTTGCCGAAACTCGACACGCCGATTGATCTCGTCGTCGCCGATCCGCCACGCGCCGGTATCGCGCCCCGCGCGCTCGACGCGATTATCGCGTGTGCGCCGCGTGCGCTGGCGTACGTCTCGTGCGACCCGGCGACGCTCGCGCGGGATGCGCGCAAATTGGTGGACGCGGGCTATCGGTTGCGCGAAGTGCAACCGATGGATTTGTTTCCGCATACATACCACATCGAAAGTGTGAGTTGGTTCGAGCGCGTTGGTTAGAGATATTGCCCACGAAGGACACCAAGATCACAAAAAAAGACGAGAAAAATTTCGTGTCCTTTGTGTTCTTCGTGGAAAGAAATTAACACGCATTCATTTGCCAAATCCGCGAATCGGCGTATAATGCGGACGCAATCGGGGCGTAGCGCAGCTTGGTAGCGCGCAGCGTTCGGGACGCTGAGGTCGATGGTTCAAGTCCATTCGCCCCGACAAGCAGACCCGCAGGGTTTCAAAAATCCTGCGGGTTTTTTTACAATAACCAGAATCTGGGCACGAAAGAAAAA encodes the following:
- the serS gene encoding serine--tRNA ligase; its protein translation is MFDLRIIREQPDRVRDSLNRRGGDAAMVDAILDADTTRRTALAELEALRAQRNTASKEIGRMKDDAEREARKAQVREINVHIETLEKTVGEADTRLNDLVAQVPNIPDDDVPFGKDDSENVILRAVGAPREFDFAPKAHWDLGPALGILDFERGVKLAGSRFYVLTGAGAKLQRALIQWLLDLHVAQGYYEVYPPFMVKESVVYGSGQLPKFRDNLFHDVEKDAWFVPTAEVPITGLHQDEILDAAKLPLHYVAYTPCFRKEPMSAGKDVRGIKRGFQFDKVEMYKFCLPENSAAELETLRQNAEDTCAALGIPYRVKILCTGDIGFAARKTYDIEMWAPGQDEWLEVSSCSNVGDFQARRANIRFRREAGAKTEFAHTLNGSGLGIPRTMIAIMENYQQKDGSIVVPEVLRPYTKMVVIK
- a CDS encoding class I SAM-dependent RNA methyltransferase: MTQGGEAMGRDETGRVVFVPYAIAGEEVVAEIIEAKKNFARARLVEIVTPSPARVTPRCRHFAPHPLTPSPDELRQERGKGAQGVGGEVGCGGCQWQHIAYDAQLEFKRDIVREQFARIGKLPDAPVRDAIGMTEPWRYRNNAQFQLDAEGRLCLRALESHQLVRIAECHIIHPLLDEMFRALEFAGADFAGVTLRAGTQTGQKLLILEGNDDEPPELEIDEPVSVAYQVPSGETVALIGQNGLEEKLGGRVFHISPASFFQVNTTMAEKLVALVEQYLAPRPSDTLLDAFGGVGTFGLSLASHALKGVAKVIEIEANPYAVDDARANASDLSNVEFHVGAVEDVLPKLDTPIDLVVADPPRAGIAPRALDAIIACAPRALAYVSCDPATLARDARKLVDAGYRLREVQPMDLFPHTYHIESVSWFERVG